The segment CTGTCGCTGTCTACATTTCCAGGAAACTCAAACTGTACTCTGCCACCGCAACAGGAAAGATGGAATGTTGGTCATACAGAGGCAGATGGGAATACAGTAATGAAAGCTTGCAATCAAAACGATGCTGGCCCTAGCGGTTCGGGTGAGAAACAGGTTACGGCTACAGTTCAGTCATGTGGGCAAAACTGGAATGCTGCTACTCCAAGCAGCGCTTCAAATGTgtgggattcgaacccaggtttgATGTCTTTCACAGACAATCAAGAAATCGACTTCCTAGATCTCTTTAGTCCGACCTTTAAATTCAACTTTGCGTCTGATACCACGGAGTGGCAACCCATTGTGACTGGACCTGACGAGTGTGACGAGTCAGTCTCAGATCTTTTGGCGGAAGTTGAAGCCATGGAGTCCCAAAAGCGTCTTCCTTCTCCTACTTCCACATACCGTGGTCCTGGAGAGTTAACCCGCCACTCCATTAATGATAGCTTCAGTCCTGTTGAAGGGCATAGCCCAGCGCTTGATGTAAGCAAAGGTGACTCCATGAGCTCAACAAACGATCTGCAAATGCATTTACGAACTAACAACCCCGTGGACTTTTAGCCGATCATGTATCATAACCAGGGCACAGGTTAGCATAGATCATCTGATGGATGGTGGACAGTACCCTCTTGTCTCTCTTTTTTTGCAGGATTATTACAGAACATTAATAAGTGAGGGAATCTTGcacatcagaaaaaaaaagagtggtGCATAAGAAGAAGATATGGTCGTCAAATGTTTCTTCCTGATAATTTTGGCTGTTTAGGTTTTCCACGTTGTCCTCCTGTCTTGTGTATTTTCTTACATTGTTTGTGTACTTAGTGTAAGTATTAAGATGGAAGATATTGTTGTCAGTGGATGTAATCAAACCATTGTAGGGATCATCACATATTCTATATAGTATATGATAAGTGTTAACGTTTCATTAATGCTTCACATATTTGTTTACTTGTTCCTGAGACGTGAGCATATTTGCTTGATCAAACGGCGtcgtttttgtttcttttgtttctgaCAAGTGGAAAGAACAACTGAACAAGAGGAACTCGCTCGCTCGCTCTCTTCGATTGATCTGTCACGTATTTAGAaacttttttggttttttttcttttccgaTTGAAAACTACATTAATCTGATGTGATGGTGGAAGCTACGTCGAATTTAACGCCGTCGCAGAGATACGCGGCAAGCGCATTGTTGGCGATCGCACTCAACCAAGCGCAGATCAGCCAGACAAAGCCACTCGGCATCTCCAACACCGATCACGGCGGTGATAACGGAGGGTCTGAGCATGGCGTAACCAGCGGCGGTGATTCAGTCCCCCAGGACGAGGATCTATGGGTCCACGAGGTTTCTGGCTTGCTCCGACCCGTTTTCAGGTGATTCCCTCCGAAAACGACACCGTTTTCAGCTATTTTTCCCTCTGTGTATATGATCACGACGAAACCGTCTCTTTCAGATGTCTTCAGATTGATTCCTCAGCTTGGCATGGCATCGAGGAGATTGCTGCTTCTTCTCCGGCTAAGCCTCACATCGGTGCGGTATGATCAATTTCCCCCCGTGTCTTTCGATCACACTAGACGTTAGGTTTTCGGTTTAAATTCCGGGTCagcttttttttagtttttggttttttttttctggttttacatgtttggatatttataaaattcGGTTTTGGTTAATTTGGTTTTCGATTTGGGTAACAAAGTTACGAATCAGCTCTTGAAGAAATTTCGGGTCGATTCGGTTTGTTTTTTCCAGATAATTTGCGTAAAAaatattagataattaagttttacggataaaaatatcagataattcaaataatttGACATATTTCGGATCAAATGTACTTAGTATTCCGGTAGTTCGTGTTATGGTCGGTTTTTAAATCGTATTTGGTTATTTTagaactaaatataattaataccttagatatatattttagatatttagatGTCAgcgtttcaaaaaaaatatatatatttagatgtctattcggtttcggttttatGGTTCTAGAGATACAatggttcggtttcggttttgtttttttttatgtccgGGGTTAGTTGTTGAGGTCTTCTTCTTTATTGTGTGTTAAACTTTGTAGCTCATCAAATTACTCTCGGATGATGACGGTTCTGGTGATATGGTGGAGAAAGAGACCGCTTTAGCTAAAGCTGCTGAAGCTATGGTCCAAGGCATTCAGCAAGGTTCTGTATCTGTAGAAGCTAAGAAGGAGAAACATTTGGAATACGAAAACGAATGCCGTGAGAAGTATTCCCTTCCTGAGGCTCAGTCTGGTGCTGCAGATAAGGAAACATTGAGTCACGGGGAGGATGTAGCTAAAGATAGTGCCCACAATCCTGAGATTGTTGAAGATGGGAAACCTGTTGAGGAAGCAGCATTGCTTAGCCATGAGAGGAAGATAAGTGTTCTTTACGAGCTACTCTCTGCTTGCTTGGCAGATAAACATGAGGATAAGGAAGAATGTACACGGAGTAGGAAAGGCTATGATGCGCGTCACCATGTTGCTCTGCGCTTACTTGCAACTTGGCTTGATATTCAGTGGATCCAAATGGTTTGCTTGCATTAATCCCTTTCAAGTTTCATATTAGGCTATAGTTCCAATTTTCTTATGCTGATAACTATTTTCATATTGTGGTAATTTCTAGGAAGGAGTTGAGACAATGGCTGCATGCTCTGCCATGGCATTGCAGAAGTCAGGCGGTAAGGAAGAAGAGTCTCTGTCTCCAGAGAGTGAATGGGATAAATGGAAGCGTGGAGGCATTGTTGGAGCGGCTGCGTTAACAGGGGGTACTCTGATGGCTATCACTGGTGGTATGTGTCTTCTAACTGTTAATATCCATTCCCACGTTTTTGGAAACTGTTAAGagttaggatttagagtttggTTTACATATTTTATGAAACAGGATTAGCCGCTCCAGCAATAGCTGCAGGGTTTGGTGCATTGGCACCAACACTAGGCACGCTGGTTCCTGTAATTGGAGCCAGTGGGTTTGCTGCAGCTGCTAGTGCTGCGGGAACTGTTACTGGTTCTGTTGCTGTTGCAGCATCCTTTGGAGGTAAAGTAAAGACTATACCACAGTTTTTCTGGCTTACTCAAAGAAGACTGAAGACAATGGATAAAAGTGTTGATCATGTACCAGATTTATCTTAAGCGTTGCATCTGAATGTGTTCATGATCAGCTGCTGGAGCTGGGCTCGCTGGGGCTAAGATGGCGAGGAGAACTGGGGAAATTGAAGAGTTTGAGTTTAAAGCTATTGGAGAAAACCATAATCAAGGAGTGAGTTTCGATTTCATTTTGCTGATCATCTATTGTCTCTGTTTCACGTTTGCTTTGTACCATCCAAATGACgtattttattctttaattgatGTAATTAGCGATTAGCAGTGGAGATCTTAGTTGCTGGCTTTGTGTTTAAGGAAGAAGACTTTGTAAAGCCCTGGGAAGGTTTAACTAGCAACTTAGAAAGGTATTAACATGAGTTGTTG is part of the Brassica rapa cultivar Chiifu-401-42 chromosome A09, CAAS_Brap_v3.01, whole genome shotgun sequence genome and harbors:
- the LOC103837840 gene encoding transmembrane and coiled-coil domain-containing protein 4, which translates into the protein MVEATSNLTPSQRYAASALLAIALNQAQISQTKPLGISNTDHGGDNGGSEHGVTSGGDSVPQDEDLWVHEVSGLLRPVFRCLQIDSSAWHGIEEIAASSPAKPHIGALIKLLSDDDGSGDMVEKETALAKAAEAMVQGIQQGSVSVEAKKEKHLEYENECREKYSLPEAQSGAADKETLSHGEDVAKDSAHNPEIVEDGKPVEEAALLSHERKISVLYELLSACLADKHEDKEECTRSRKGYDARHHVALRLLATWLDIQWIQMEGVETMAACSAMALQKSGGKEEESLSPESEWDKWKRGGIVGAAALTGGTLMAITGGLAAPAIAAGFGALAPTLGTLVPVIGASGFAAAASAAGTVTGSVAVAASFGAAGAGLAGAKMARRTGEIEEFEFKAIGENHNQGRLAVEILVAGFVFKEEDFVKPWEGLTSNLERYTVIWESKNIIAVSTAIQDWLTSRVAMELMRQGAMYTVLSSLLAAMAWPATILVAADFIDSKWSIAIDRSDKAGRLLAEALRKGLQGNRPVTLVGFSLGARVVFKCLQALTETEKNAEIVERVVLLGAPISINNENWRDVRKMVAGRFINVYATNDWTLGVAFRASLLAQGLAGIQPVCIPGIEDVDVTDMVEGHSSYLWKTQQILERLELDNSYPVFRNTL